CCTTGTTCCTGTATTCTTTCAATTCAAATCATTCCTGTAATAAACAGTTGCATATAGTAAGCTCACAAATTAAAGGTTTGATGATATGACAATAACAACAAAGTGTATACAATGTTCCTTGAAAATACTTTAGTTTCTATATCTAAATCCCTAAGAAAACTGTTTATAGGTGTGTCAAATGAAATTCCTAAAGGGTATTAACATAAGGTTTCCAATATGATACCATTTGGATCAAAATTCAGACACAAAATGAGTTTCCAAAAGGAGTAAATCaacatttgatcaaattatagAGATCACTAGCACAAAATTTAAACACCAcaagaaagaaaatatagatACAATATCAAAGACCTTATGTAATCTCAATCCTTAGAAATCATGTCATTTAGATTTCACACTCTGTCCGAGAGATTACTCACTATTTTTAACATAATGTATTAGCATTAGTTGATAACCTTATCCCACACCACATATCTAATTTAAGGAGGTCTGGTCTAACCTTAACTTCATTTGGCATCTCATTTTTAACAATGGATATCACATCCattgtttgaaattgttgaCGAAATTCCACCACTATTTCAACAGGTCCCGTAACAAAAGAAACATCTTTTGTTTTAAACACGTTAAAGATTATCTTGTACTTAACGTCAAATTCACCAACCAGAGTTGGTTCTGCAATCTCTTCAAAACTAACAATGTCCTTCAAAGTTAAGTGGTCTTCCTGATCAGGTAAGTAggacattaaaataaatattagcaAAGGAAACAGGGAAGTTTTGAGTGAGAGTGAAAGTGAGAATTGAAGGGCAAGATAACCGTTTGGCAGATAGCGAACGCAGCAGCAGCAAGAACACAGGCTTTGGTATGATCAAAAGTGGGAGTTGAGGAGGAAACTGGAAGATCATCAAGAGTATAGCTACAATCAATGGGGTGCAACTTACAGAAATACACCTCCTCACGTAATGGCCATCCGGGTCGAAGGCCAATATGTGATTGGAAGACTAAAGGAAGTCCTCCAGCAATGGTAGGGCTGATGGCCTCAAATACTATGTACATGGGATGAGCATGATTGAAATATGCTCTCACAAACTTGTGAAATTCAAAATCTGTCTTCTGTAATTATCATCAATTCATTGCATAATTGGTTAGAACTTTGAAccacattcattcattcatgcATTCATTCTACTTTAATTAACAATGTATAATTAACTCACATGTTGAGCATTGAAGTAGGCCAAAGGCAACAGTGCGTACGAGTACAAAAATGCAGGGTTACCAACAAGAGCAAATAGCCTAGTCATACCCTTTGGTCAGAAGATAAACATACATAGATAAGTTAATCAATCAAgaattcaacaaataaatatagataAGTTCTTTTTTGCTAACCTCCAGCCGCATAAATTCTTCGGGATCGGTCCAGTCAAGATTGTAGTCATCAGAATCGTAATTAAGATCCGTGAAAGTGCGGACGTAATTATCGGAAATCAATCGCATTGCCTTAAACTTCTCGATCTGTGAGGAGAAATCTCTGGAAACATCATCGGTGCTGGAGATTTTGCTCAACATCCTTCCGTCTTGGAAACCCTAAACCAAAATTGAATTAACAAACTCATTGtaattcaatatcaaataaatttcgtttataaaaacaatgtcaaagAGACCCGCGAACTTAAAAAGACTTCACAAGACGTACAAAACTTTTATTAAACTCAAAAATACCACAAAGAACTTACATGGAAACTTCCTACATTAACAGTtgcataatcaaatatttttggtgactacaaaatatataatttatgaaaaaattgaaattttttggatagatataaatttggtatttattttttcacCTAACTTCCAAACAATATAGTTTTATGTCCagtttaataatttagatttatttatgttttaaattatttttttttttcgagaATACATCGGTTTCAAACTAACTGGATTTAAAAAATGTGTGATATGgactaatttttatattagtgGAATTAGTGGTTtgcaaaatttattaaaatttatttaaactgaGTActgtgttaattttattttaacttaaataaatatattaaatttaaacaaagaaGTTAACTAACTCTACAAATTACCCATCTTGTCATCACTTTGTGGACATTTGTTGGTAATTGTTGATGGCGACACATATAAGggtaaaaaaagaaatttagagtatttatattattgataatgatTATTTAGTAAATTGATAGAGTAACCTTTGTCTTTTAACATCGAATACTTGAGTTGACAAAAGATCAAGGACCGGTTTCGGCTGAGAATGAACCCATTCAGCCATGAATCTCTAGACAACGGATTTCTTTCGTCATACAATTATCCAGGGGCGAAGTCAGGATAAAAAATTACCTGGGCTAACAccaacttgcatctcagatttaactttctatgctctatttttttttcaataaaattttcgtGATTAAtagaagatggagactcgtcatgccctctcaatgcacacgcttgcaaagtgagccaccgagtgctttcaatagttgttgtaagccgtaatctgttattttttttcatctgaagactgtgcattcagtaatttgtcaatatgacaaggatattcattaaattatcaagatattcaattgtcctattatgtggtgaaatattacatcatatatgcataacaaaagagcatttatctccatcattaactcgctttcaatatttgaatccatctattgtaaatgtaggttttggtgttgcttatgttcaaacaagaaacatgagaaacaa
This is a stretch of genomic DNA from Impatiens glandulifera chromosome 4, dImpGla2.1, whole genome shotgun sequence. It encodes these proteins:
- the LOC124937010 gene encoding uncharacterized protein LOC124937010, with protein sequence MLSKISSTDDVSRDFSSQIEKFKAMRLISDNYVRTFTDLNYDSDDYNLDWTDPEEFMRLEGMTRLFALVGNPAFLYSYALLPLAYFNAQHKTDFEFHKFVRAYFNHAHPMYIVFEAISPTIAGGLPLVFQSHIGLRPGWPLREEVYFCKLHPIDCSYTLDDLPVSSSTPTFDHTKACVLAAAAFAICQTEDHLTLKDIVSFEEIAEPTLVGEFDVKYKIIFNVFKTKDVSFVTGPVEIVVEFRQQFQTMDVISIVKNEMPNEVKVRPDLLKLDMWCGIRLSTNANTLC